The genomic interval AATTAACTGATCATCTTCTAGTAATGAATAGGACAGTTGTTCTTGTTGATCATTAGACAAATTCAAAGTAGCACATGGGTCTTATGATTCaggtgatgattggaccaaattaAAATAGACTAATTTCATATTGGACCGATAAGTTGGTTGAATAATAGTGGTGTTAGATTTCAAGAAAATCATACCAGGCTACATTATATTCTATGATTAACAGaagatttcttattttacaatgaGAAATACATTGATATTGTCCTTTAGACATACATTATCTGAACATAATCTTAAGTTTAAGCAATCcaaaattgttttgttctttaGTTTTACTACAAATTTAATCAAACAGATATCAAATTAGCCTTACTTTCGTATATGTTCATTCTCCTTGAGGTAGAGATCTGTTCTCCTATTGAGTCCAGAAGAGCTCTTATAGCTATCGATCTCCCTCTGCACAGAACCCATGAGCTCCTCCCGCTCCCTGCAGGCCTCAATGTTAGCCTTGGTCTTGTGAAACTCATGGGTGTAGTCTTTGAGGATGTCTCTGTGTCTTTGAAGGGTGTGTAGTAAAGCAGCACTAGGAGATGCCACTGAAACACTCCCAGCATAATCAGCCATTCTATCATTCACATCTGATAACTGAGGAAGAGAAAATAAGTACCCAAGAACCCAAAATAATATCTTATAATTTATGAACAGGgatttgtcatacatgtatgtatgatttcaaggtcaaagtaaaaTTCAAAAGGTCAATATATTCAAACTTGTTCCTATGTACTGTGTCATTTACatagttcattttatttcctttccaatTATACTACTTGCATAGAATTTGCAAGTAAACCATTACTGGTGCAGTAAACCATTACTACACCAGGGCCATTTTTACccaatcaatgaaaaaaaaaggaagataatTTTTAACATTTGTTAAGTTAAGTAACCCAATTTGTTGTCTCTACAAATGAGGCAACTTACCTTatttaataattgttcaatttcCATTGCCATTGTGTGAAACATATGCTCGCTGTTAGATGCATTTAGGAGAGGCGCAGTATCTGAGgtgctgtaaaaaaaaagaaaaacatgataTATTGGAAGAACAATTAATCTCATAATGAAGCAAATATTTCAGAATGAATCAAGCAAATAAGTATTACAAgtcttatcatttattattgtatttttgtatactGATGGTTcgaattgtatttttgtatactGATGGTTCGAATATGCTACAAATagtaaaacatatattttcataCTCATAAGATGGTAGTTTCATGGGCAGACCCAGATTATATTCCACAATGTTTCAATCatgcaaaagaaagaaaataatcatcCTTTTCAAAAGACTTTCCAACATGATGTGAGACACTtaataaatgaaacaatttgCCTATATTTTTCTGCAAGCAGTgagaaagtaaagaaaataatttctaccccctccccctgccATTACTAGCCATCCCCAACGGGAATCTACAATTTACATTGCATTTTTTCAGTCTTTATtgacataacttttttattatcatgagTGCCACTTGATGAACGTACACACCTGTCTAAATCGCTGGATCTGATAGCACTAAAGCTGGTCCCAAGTTTACTGAATGATACCAATTTAAGGTCTATCTCATTCTCCAGCTGCCTGGCTCTCTTCCTCAAATCTGTATTTAAGATTGAGATCAAAGGAAAAAGGATTGAAGAAATTCAGATGACAATTTCACCTCCATATCataggggagatcggggttagttggaacatttttgacaaaaatggctgtaaaatccaaatagattttatttgaGAAACAATCTTTAAACTatgatggttactgaaaaatccaccttgaacaagaaCATCGCAagcgttccaacttaccccatatactgggtaagttggaacatggtatggggtaagttggaacactgcatggtcaattaagaattatactaaaactacttacaaccgtaatattacatggttttagcctatttgctttatttttttcaagttcaaaatattaaaagtggCTTTgtgaactttatgttttctattatacagccactcacgcaagccaactgtgtagtagaattccgcTTATTTGTGTGCAattgattttacatgcaattactgtaagtgtactatcagcaatttcatgtacttttgCATCAAATTgacatgacaaaaattaattgtttatattttttaattaattacttatgcaaataagcatatgaaatttgccctaaattggtttttttttggtatgtttttgcctttaactctatttattaagctagtagaatgctaatttttggtgagagtatcaatttttacctttataacaaatatccacaaaaaactgcaaaaaatataatttcttatgtattcattgttttttagatttgtatttctttgtttttttacctttgttttttattgtttttcctatgaactttgtcgggactcttttgcgatcataaatagcatttaaataaatccatttgaacttaaaaaagttaaaataatcatacatttatgatttttggttgaaaaacacaatttacattgaccttgtacatggaatcacgtttttgagcaattttgggtccgacAAGCACGTATAAAATGTTGAGTAATTTCGAAACCGCGCAcccaggcatcgcaaatttggtctcaaaagatgcgcaagactttaaagtaaaaagtcagtgggcggtgcggtcaaaaaatttcgcgcaacggcgtagtgacgaaatttgtccagggggggctcaaattgaccccccccccgtGTGATAAGGGCtaatattgcattaggggcctacaataggccttaaatgcacactcagaccttactgagaaacaaaacaagcatggtatacaatacatgttcagaagagtgtgaaattatactgtatacattttaatgtttttattcataattatgtttggggtaagttggaacatgttctaGTCCCTAGtcaactagccccttcaattttgttccaactaaccccagaggcccatttgacatttataaTCTTACACTTgttacagcacaaaaaagggacttcaccatggcatattaatacccttattttgtagcttggtacaagtgtcCATTATAACCCCAAACaggccaacttgatctataaacttctctgagataataaaaaaattctgatagagaaaaaaattactcagaaagtgaaaaaacaaaaattattttctaacttcaccaggcttgttgcacatgtgttgtctgtaatatggtggatggctgttgatgatagcaataaattgagggcagtattgcatacatttatttaaaggcgttaaagaaaattacaatgtttcaacttaccccgcatTCCAATTAACCCCGATTTCCCCCACTCATGCACAAGTAATAAAGTATGCAATATTCTATTGTGAATGACTCACAAGATGTTGCATACAACACTTTCAGAGTCAGTGTGAAGAATCCTCACTGTAGTGTGTTACAATTACAACtaaaattacatacatgtaaaaactTTGTAtactacagtgtacatgtacactgtagtaTACAAAGTTTTTACAAACAACATTGccaatttatatttcactaatATGTCAAATGTGTTGACATTTTGTATTGATCGAGGCAAGGATacatcttttcttcattttacagAGAAGCTTTAAGGGTTGTAAGAAGAAAATAGGAGTAAGGGACGAATACCCTTTTGCCATTTGATCGTTCACCAGAGTAAACAATCGAATAGTTCGAACAATTGAGATTTCTGGAATGTCAGAAATTACAAAAAGGTTGACCTACTTACATTTTCTTGGAATATGCGCAGTATaaagaaagattagagtctaaCGAAAATAGTGGGCCATCGTTCAAGATATGTCatttagatctagacctaaaaaaaaaaaatctagaccTAACACTAGATTCTAGATCTAGTAG from Lytechinus pictus isolate F3 Inbred chromosome 2, Lp3.0, whole genome shotgun sequence carries:
- the LOC129254870 gene encoding Golgi SNAP receptor complex member 1-like isoform X2, translating into MRNMSQGNQWEDLRKRARQLENEIDLKLVSFSKLGTSFSAIRSSDLDSTSDTAPLLNASNSEHMFHTMAMEIEQLLNKLSDVNDRMADYAGSVSVASPSAALLHTLQRHRDILKDYTHEFHKTKANIEACREREELMGSVQREIDSYKSSSGLNRRTDLYLKENEHIRNSERIAEETISVAMATKENLSAQKSTLKKISSGMNSMANRFPILNSLIQRINLRKRRDSLILGGVIAVCIVLLLWYAFR
- the LOC129254870 gene encoding Golgi SNAP receptor complex member 1-like isoform X1, with the protein product MTVVCDGGSASAAVVARAWPAVARRLLENLRKRARQLENEIDLKLVSFSKLGTSFSAIRSSDLDSTSDTAPLLNASNSEHMFHTMAMEIEQLLNKLSDVNDRMADYAGSVSVASPSAALLHTLQRHRDILKDYTHEFHKTKANIEACREREELMGSVQREIDSYKSSSGLNRRTDLYLKENEHIRNSERIAEETISVAMATKENLSAQKSTLKKISSGMNSMANRFPILNSLIQRINLRKRRDSLILGGVIAVCIVLLLWYAFR